Genomic segment of Parageobacillus genomosp. 1:
ATAACATGCGAAATGGCGGCGTAAAAGCAATTACAACACGGGTATGGCATCATTCCCTCACGAAACTAAATTTAAAAGGTTCAAACGTTCGAGCTTTTGCAGATTATCACGTTCGTACAAATGGATGGCCAGAAATCGGTTATGCATTTGTTATCGATCCAAATAAAGTAATTAATGATCGTGCGGCAATTTATTACTGCGTCGATATCGCTAAAAAGTCGTATCACGTCGGTAACAGCAACAACTTCTCACTAGGAATTTGTGTTATTGGCGATTATCGATACGATAAGTTGTCTGAACCAGCTATGCGATCTATTACCGAATTACATGCAGCTTTAGTGGCTGACAACATTGGTAAAGAAGATAAGTCCCACAATGAGATGCCAGGGTATAGCTGGAAAGCATGCTGTGTATATGATTATCGAAAAGCAATTCAATGGAAGGGTTCGACAACTCCGAGTAAACCTTCACCACTTCCAGACACATATGTGATTCAGGAGGGAGATACTTTCTGGAGTATCGCGCATAAAGACGGGGCCGGAGGAATTACAGTGGAAGACCTGATTGTTGCTAATCCTGGAGTGGATCCAAGAAACTTGAAAGTCGGACAAGTTATCAATCTAGGGAAAGCTAAAAATGCATATACACCAAAGCCGGATGCGCCTAAAAAACCTCAGTCAGCATATAAGTACCCACTCCCTTCTGGTATCTTAAAGCGCGGTTCAAAAGGACCTGACGTTAAACTGCTCCAAAACGCTCTAAATGCTGTTTACTTCAAGTGTGGGGAAGCGGATGGGGTATACGGACCGAAAACCGAGGATGCAGTTCGTAGATTTCAAATGGTGTACTTGCCGTATGAAATCGATGGAGTATACGGCCCTGATACAAGAAAAAAATTGCAAGCAGTATTAAAGTCAAAAGGATATTAAAAACGTCCCTTCTCATTCGTATCCCCTGCCGTCTGGCAGGGACTTTTTTGTTTTTTGTGTGGCAGAATAATGCAAAAAGCCCTTCTCATGAGAGAGGGACTTAAATTATTTAATTTTCTATTGTTTTCCTGTTGCTTTATTGTCCGTATCCACGCGGAAGCATACATATGACAAGTAAACCACAAAAGAGCTATCTTTGCAGCAGTTTTTTTGTTTCGCTCCTTATCACCTGTTTACAGTTTAACGATTTATGTATAAAATGAAAATAGGATTGTAATAAATAATAAATAAAGAAATGGTGTTCTTACATAAGACGAGTAGGAGGTGGTTCAATTGTTCGGTAAATGGAAGGAGCTAATAGCATTGAGAGAAAGAAATGGTCTCTCTTTGGAGGCGCTTTCATCATTGTGTGGGTTATCGCAAGAAGAGTTATTCAGACTTGAAAACGGTTTAGAAGAGGTGAATGAGCTTCAACTCGAAGCGATTTCTGAAGCGCTTAATGTTTCTCCTTTGGCATTACTAGGGATTGAAACCATCTCCGAAAGTTCATCGGTAGAGGCGAGACTTAGAACCCAAGGTGACTTAGATCTTGATTTAAAGAAAGCCATTAATTTTGGTTTAGATTTTATAAATAAAATTGAGGAACTAAAATACTTGGATAGTCTCGGCTAATAGTGGGTGGTTGTTTTGGAGATCTATTCAAAAATTTATAAAAACAATAACTTATATTGGTTGGCTAAGAGTCGCGCTATTGCCGTTAGACAAAAATATGGATTGGAAAGCGGGCCGATCCGACAGCCCGTTTTTAGTTTTTTAGAAAGAGAAAACTGTTTTGTAGTTACTATTGATTTAGGGAAAACTAGTGCTACTGGGATGTATCTGAGAAAAGATGATAATAAATTAGTGTTAATTCATAAAAAAAGAGTACTAGGTCAGCAAAACTTTACAGCCGCACATGAACTATCTCATGTTTTATTTGATGAAGATTCATTAATGGATATATGTTACCCAGAGCATTATCAAAAAAAGGATACAAAAGAAATACTAGCAGATTTCTTTGCGGCCAATTTTTTGATGCCAGAAGAAGATATTATAACTGACTGTGAAAATCTAAAATATATTAATAAAAAAAATATCGTCTTGTTGAGCGCAAAGTATCAGGTAAGTTTTATTGCGATGGCGCTAAGATTATATACATTAGGATTTATTACGCGAGAAGATTTTGATAAATATAAAAAGCAAAGTACAAAAGGAAAAATTGGAGCCAGAAAAATTTGTGAGGATGAGGGTATAGACCCTGCTCCATTTATTGCTCCTTTACAATCATATATTTCACCAAGCTTTTTTGAATTACTTGTTAATGTGTACCATAAAGCAAATATTAGTCGATCTGTGTTCATTGATTACTATTTAAAGCCTTTAGAGGAAGAGTTACAATTGAGTTTGCAACATATAGTTGAAAAAGCAGATAGAGAATATCCCACAGAAATGGAGTGGGATGATATATGATTTCTCAATTTATTAACGGACCAGCTGTTTTAGACAATACTGTTCTTTCTCACTTTTCTAAAGCTAATGTATTTTACTTGATAAAAGAAACATTAAGAGGAATACCCATAATCACAGTATCTGTTCAAGAAGAAGCTTTAAAAAAACCAGATGTTTCTCAAGATGTTCAGAATGCAATAGATGAAGGATGGCTGACTGTAGCTACTCTTAAAGGTAGACAAGCTCTAGCTGACTATTATAGGTTATCCAAAAAATATCCCCATGTCCCTGGAACTAAGGCTAAATTAGGAGACGGAGAAGCATCATCATTAATTTATGCTGCTTACAATAATTGTGTATTATTTACTGATGACCAAGCACCTCGCAAAAGAGCAAAAGAATATGGTGTAAAGGTCGCAGGATCTCTTGCTATTTTATACTTTGCATACAGTGAATATAGTTTGATAGATTTACCTAAATGTAATGAATTATTTCTTAAAATGAAAGCAAATAATGGGCATTTTCCCAATAGATTTAAAAGTTTTTATGACGTTATACCTGAAATGGAACAGAAATTTGGTAATAAAGTTAAACGAATTTATTAATAAGACTACCGAAAACGGTAGTCTGTAATTTTGAGCTTCGGCGTTTTTGGATATTTTCCCATTTTGGTCGGATCGACGACTTCAATGGTGATGTATTCAAACAAAGAGTGAATTGCGTACTTTTTTGTTTCATCGTTTAAGTTGTGTCATTTTCCTTATAAAATTGAAAAGCCCCTTCTCAATTCGAGAGGGGGCTTTGGTTTTTAATCTTCAAACAGCTCGTTCATTAAATCCTCAATTTCTTTTCTTCGTTTATCTGTTTCTTCTTTGTCCACACGAAAATGACCATTTTCCAATATGATCACATCACCGACATCAGCGTTCTTAGGAAGCTTGCTTTTTTCGATATCTACCATTTTTCCGTCTTCAGCTTCACAAACAGCCAAATCGCCTTCAAAACGATCAATAATATACTTCACTCTTATGTTCACATCCTCTTCATTTTATCTAGGAGTGAATGAAGTTTGTGTCTTATATGTTTTTCCTTTATAAGTGGCCGTTATATCAATTTTAACAGTATAGCCCTTTGTAGCACGACCGATTTTTACAGCTAATGGTTTGTTAATCGTACCAGTATAAACAGTGTCCTTGCTCTTGTAGTGGAAAACTGCTTTATAAGTGCCACTTGGAAGTCCTTTAACGATTAGATGAATCGTGCTGTTCTGTTTAGGATTTTTGTTATCTACACTAGCTGTTAACTTATAGGATGGGGCTGATGGCTTGGTAGGCGGTGTGGTTCCACTTGTTGTCGGCTTAACGTTAAAAGATAAATTTGTTCCATCAGTTTTCGCAATAATTGTGCCTTGCAGATCAGTTCTGAAAATCTTGACTTTATAGCTTTTTAAGCGATTTAATACCTCAGCGGTTGGATGACCATAACTATTGCCTTTTCCAACACTGATAACTGCATAGGTCGGTTTCACTACTTTCAAGAAAGCTGCGCTAGTCGATGTTCTTGCGCCATGATGCCCTACTTTCAACACATCAGCTCTCAAATTTTGTTTAGAAGCGATCATATCTGCTTCTGCTTTTGTTTCAGCATCACCGGTAAATAGGAAAGATTTTTTTCCGTATGTAAGTTTTAGAACGGCGCTCCAATCATTTGTATCGCTTGTGCTGTAGGATTTAACCGGACCAACGAATACTGCTGAAACGCCTTTTAAACCGAGAGAAACTCCTTTTTGAGCAGTTTTGATTTTTAATCCTTCGCGTTTCACGGCGTTTAGAAAATCTTTATAAGTTTGTGATGTATGACTTACTTTTGGTGCATAAACTCGTTCTACACGAAATGCGGATAATACTGTGTCAAGACCGCCTATATGATCTGCATCTGGATGTGTTGCAATCATGATTTCAATGTCATCAACTTTTTGCTTTTTTAGATAAGCAACTACATCATCACCTTTACTGTTGTTTCCTCCATCAATGAGGATATCCTCACCGTTTGGCGCTTTAATGTAGATAGAATCTCCTTGTCCAATATTAATAAAGTGGACGTACAGATTTTTTGTCGCGGCATTAGTTGTTCCACTCATTGGAACAAGCATAAAAATCAAAGCAGCAACAACAGAAACCAATGCTTTTAAGTGTCTCATGAAATGCCTCCCCTTTTTTAGTATTTAGTACAAGAAAATTATATAGTTATTTACCATGGAAATAAAAGCAGGAAGTTACAATTCAATGTGGTATTTATCGAATGAATGCTGTTTTAGGAGGAAGTAGGTATGTTCGAAATTGTCGGCCGACTGCGTTGTCCCGTGTGTTCAGAGGTTGTCCATCCGGACGATAAGGTTTTCCTCGATTTGATAAATACCATCATTCACCGAAGATGCTACTACAAATCTCAGCGTCGGCTTCCGATCAAGGATGAAGGTAAATTTCAAAAAATGCTCATGAAATATCCCTTTTTCAACGAGGACGACGAGAATGATTCCATATGAAAAGCCCTTCTCATTTGAGAGGGGCTGTTTTTATGCTTTCACGCTGATTCGTTCACGAATCGCTTTGACTATGGAATCAATATTATAATCCGGGATATTGCGAATCGTGCGTTTTTTGCTTCCCAGCAGTCCTTTCATTTCTAAATAAATAATACCCGTGTTCATGAGAGCGATTGGAGATTTAATTATATCGAAGTCCACACTCTTGATGTCCGCATATTTCACCACTTCCGCTTCCGCTCCGCCAAACAATCCGCCTTTCATCGCCACAAAATAAAGGTTGTGTTCACCGACCACAATGAATCCGGTTTTTGTTAATGACGGATCCGCAACATTAAACGAATAAATCTTTTCATCTTCCTTCATGACTTTTCTCAACGCCTTGAACGCATACTCATAAAAGGTGCGTTCCGTTTTCGGAAACTCTTTCGAGATTTCCTCCATTTCTTTTAGTGTGACAGGATACTCTAAAACGGCATAACGTTGGTTCAGTTTAACGAATTTACTCATGTACATCCTCCTCTAATACTTCGTACAAATCATCTGCTTTACAACCAAGTAGTCGTGCTAATGCAAAGAGTTTTGGAACAGTTGGGAAGCTTTCCCCTGATATGTACTTGGCTAGTTGTCGATAACTAACCTCGATTTGCTTCGCTATGTAATCCCTTCTATATCCGCTCCTTTCAATTTGTTCACCGATTCTACTTTTTAAAAACATATCTATACACCTCATTTTATGTTTTCGCTGTCAGTATGTTTCATTCCTTCGTGAATTTTTATGACATATTTTTATGAAATTTAATGACATAATAACCAAGCAATCCACCATAAACCTATAACACAAGTGAATCACTAGTTAATCACTTCTCGCTTGTCAATGTTGTTTAGTGATTCACTAGTGAATAACTACCGGAGGTGAAAGCATGATTGTCGGCTTAGATGCCGGAAACAGTGAGGTAAAAGTCGCTGGTCCGTTAGGCTTGGATAAGTTTTGTGCGGCGATTGGAGAGTACCAAGAACGCAATCTTGAAAACAATCACGGCGACGGAATGGTGTGGGAGTATAACGGAAGAAAAGGTTTTGCGGGAACACTCGCTTTAATCGAGAGTGATTTTGGCGGCTCAATCATGGGGGATAGCAAGGCGCATGATGACGCAAAAATGAGGGTGTTACTTGCTCTGCACCGCTATTCCAATTCCACGACATACGAAATTGTAGTAGGGCAGCCAATTAGTAAGCACACGCCAGATGAAAAAGCGGCTATCAAGAACATGTTACTTGGTACACATACTCTAACGGTCAATGGAGTAACAAAGACATTCACAATTGCAAAATGCGAAGTGGCAGCAGAGGGGGCAACGGCGTTTTTAAGCAATCCCACGCTGGGGCTTCATCGGATTATTGATGTCGGTAGTGCGACTGTAAATTGTGCGACGTTGCTCGATATGCGCTACGTCAACCGTGATTCAGAAACGCTGCCTTTCGGATTCAATACCATACGGAACAAGGATTTGCATGAGTTGGCGCGAGGTATTTACTCCCGTATGTCAAAACGTTGGAAAAAGGAGGACAGCGTCTTTCTCGTCGGCGGCATTGCTGAAC
This window contains:
- a CDS encoding helix-turn-helix domain-containing protein → MRCIDMFLKSRIGEQIERSGYRRDYIAKQIEVSYRQLAKYISGESFPTVPKLFALARLLGCKADDLYEVLEEDVHE
- a CDS encoding ImmA/IrrE family metallo-endopeptidase is translated as MEIYSKIYKNNNLYWLAKSRAIAVRQKYGLESGPIRQPVFSFLERENCFVVTIDLGKTSATGMYLRKDDNKLVLIHKKRVLGQQNFTAAHELSHVLFDEDSLMDICYPEHYQKKDTKEILADFFAANFLMPEEDIITDCENLKYINKKNIVLLSAKYQVSFIAMALRLYTLGFITREDFDKYKKQSTKGKIGARKICEDEGIDPAPFIAPLQSYISPSFFELLVNVYHKANISRSVFIDYYLKPLEEELQLSLQHIVEKADREYPTEMEWDDI
- a CDS encoding DUF3006 domain-containing protein — protein: MKYIIDRFEGDLAVCEAEDGKMVDIEKSKLPKNADVGDVIILENGHFRVDKEETDKRRKEIEDLMNELFED
- a CDS encoding peptidoglycan-binding protein, whose product is MRYKFEQLPQLIDMRGKLPHKGQYNMRNGGVKAITTRVWHHSLTKLNLKGSNVRAFADYHVRTNGWPEIGYAFVIDPNKVINDRAAIYYCVDIAKKSYHVGNSNNFSLGICVIGDYRYDKLSEPAMRSITELHAALVADNIGKEDKSHNEMPGYSWKACCVYDYRKAIQWKGSTTPSKPSPLPDTYVIQEGDTFWSIAHKDGAGGITVEDLIVANPGVDPRNLKVGQVINLGKAKNAYTPKPDAPKKPQSAYKYPLPSGILKRGSKGPDVKLLQNALNAVYFKCGEADGVYGPKTEDAVRRFQMVYLPYEIDGVYGPDTRKKLQAVLKSKGY
- a CDS encoding ParM/StbA family protein, with the protein product MIVGLDAGNSEVKVAGPLGLDKFCAAIGEYQERNLENNHGDGMVWEYNGRKGFAGTLALIESDFGGSIMGDSKAHDDAKMRVLLALHRYSNSTTYEIVVGQPISKHTPDEKAAIKNMLLGTHTLTVNGVTKTFTIAKCEVAAEGATAFLSNPTLGLHRIIDVGSATVNCATLLDMRYVNRDSETLPFGFNTIRNKDLHELARGIYSRMSKRWKKEDSVFLVGGIAEQLLAPIRAYFPHAQLLRPVLNNQYHAPIYANAVGFYTVGRNLYEHR
- a CDS encoding PH domain-containing protein, translated to MYMSKFVKLNQRYAVLEYPVTLKEMEEISKEFPKTERTFYEYAFKALRKVMKEDEKIYSFNVADPSLTKTGFIVVGEHNLYFVAMKGGLFGGAEAEVVKYADIKSVDFDIIKSPIALMNTGIIYLEMKGLLGSKKRTIRNIPDYNIDSIVKAIRERISVKA
- a CDS encoding helix-turn-helix domain-containing protein, which gives rise to MFGKWKELIALRERNGLSLEALSSLCGLSQEELFRLENGLEEVNELQLEAISEALNVSPLALLGIETISESSSVEARLRTQGDLDLDLKKAINFGLDFINKIEELKYLDSLG